ATCATGAGCAAATCTGAGTTCTACTTTATTTATACCTTTCTCAAAATCTACTTCATAAGATGTTGAGCCCCCCTGTGGATGATTTACCAAACCTATTTTTTTATTATTAACATACAACCAAAAAGCATCATCTAACGCACAATTTTCATCTGTTACGGTAATCGCTACTTTATCTTCTGATAAATAAATAGTCCCCTCATTTCTGCATTCCACAAAGGAATTTTCAAGAAGCACTCTTCTCTCTTCTTCTTCTTTTTTTCTTTTCTCTTCCTCTTGTTTTCGTTTTTCTTCTTTTTGTCGTTCAATTTCATTGTTTGCTTTTTGGTCTAATTTTTTGATGCTCTCTTTTTGCATCTCCGAAAATAATGGTATGAAAGCTTTCTTTTTCTTCACTTTAGCATTCACTTTTTCAAGATATGTTTTTAGTTTAAGTATTTCTTTTTTCCCTGAAGAATCTTCCCCTACTTGTTTAAATGAAGTATTATCGAAAAGTTTCACTTCTTTTGTTTCTTCTATTGTAACTTTTATTTCTTCATATATACTCTCTGCCTTTGGCGTAAGGGGTATATTACATCGAGGACAGAAGTCAAAATTGCTCAATGCGCCACATTGAGGACAATTTATACCTGTTAAAAGATTACCGCATACTCCACAAAAGGTTTGTCTTTCTTCTATTTCAGCACCACAAAATTTGCATACTCCCTCTAATAGCCATTCTCCACAATAATTACATCGGTCTATACCTGGTTGTACATTCATACCACAATATTTACATATTCTTTCTGTCTGGAAATCATGCCCACATTCAGCACAGAATTTTGCCTCATGCTCATTTACATTATGGCAATGAGGACATTCTTTGCCTTCTGTTTCTTCTTCAATAAAAGACGGTTTGATTTGTTCTTTCTTTTTTTCCACTTTTTTATCTTGATCCATGTTCTCTTACTCCCTTAACTCAACCTAACAACAAGACGATGACGGGTTTTCACGGTATTTGCCATCACTGTGTTTATAATAGGTCTTATTACCGCCACACGCTTGGTTAACTTGAATCTTATCAGGCTTTGAATCTCCGCACACATTCCCACTTGTGCATCCTTTAAGCATGAAACGGAGTGAGAAAATTATTATTGCTAGCATAATAAGAGAGCCAAGACAGCCGCCGGATGGATTAGCCCCGTTGGATGCAAAGGCTTTTTCTGGTATAAACGGTATACAGGAAGCATAGATAGGAAATTCGCTTATTATTGATGAACTGTACGCCGAGTCTTTTTGTTCGACAGGATCTGAAAGGATATGTGTGAATCTATCTGACAAACTTGACACAAGTATATTATCGATAAGTCCTTTGAAATGATAAAACGTAGCATCCTTCAGACCATTTTCAATTTCCTTAAAGCAGTTCGAAATGATTTCTTCAATCTCATCAGGCAAATAACAGGGCATTTTATTTGAACCATTAGCCTTTGTATAATCGGGATAACACGCAAATAGTGCATTGAATTTACCAAATTTAATGTCCTCGGTATAATCGGTTATACTATCCATTAAATAAATGAGCTGGCCTATAGCATATCCTGTTTTTTCTAAGCATACTGTATTCGTCGGATTAGTCAATTGATCAGTATGACCGAAAATATATTTCATCATAAGAGCAGTCGGTTCACATAGACTTCTTATCGTTAATTCGTTTGTTTTCTCGAGTTCTCTTTGCTGTCTCATAAGTTTACCGATCAAGTTGGTATCAAATCTAAGTTCTGTCAATGCCTCTTTTGCTTTTGCATGTCTTTTTGTAATATATTTTTTCAGAATAGTAGGATACCGTTTTTTCTCATCATACTCATCATCAAGCATTTTTTCATAAACAAGTTCAATGCTGATTGCTGAGGAAAACTTCGCCAGTTCAGGTATCAGAATAACATCCCTTCTACTAAAATGGATGGGACACCTTACCCTTTTGCTCGTTATCTCTTTTTCAACCTGAGATACAGATAATAGGTAAATCAGGGTAGCATCATAATTCGTGAACATGCGCGCAAACATGCCGTAGTCTTCTGACAAAGCGCTGCACAGTCCACAGAAATGCTGGTTATACACAGCCTGTACAGTCTTGTCTGCTTCTTTCCCTAATGTAAGAAACCCAAACATACTATTTACTCCATAATCATAACCTTTTTAAAATTGGAAGATACTCACAGACAAGCTGTGAGTATCTTCCGTATATGTATTACACATGCCCTTTACCGTCACAAACTCCGCATTTCACTTCTCCCGAACCATTGCAATTCGGGCATTTACCGGAGTGCGACAATACCGCACCATAGCTAACGCTTCCTGTACCGTTACACTTTGGACACTTTACAGCACCGGAGCCATGACATTTATGGCAAGTAGCCATATTACCTCACCTCCTTTTATGATACCACAATATTTTATTCTGCATTCAATCTTTCATAAAAATTAACATGTTGAAGTAATATGTCGTCACTGATTTTCTGCCAAACAATGTTGCTATCAACCCACCTATGCAGCCTGATTTTTGAGTAACTCCAATATTCTCCATTGAATGAAACTTCCATCCTTCTTTTGCCTCCTGGTTGATGAGATCCGCAAAGGAGCGAATTGCATCATCGTAATTTCCCTGTTTGTTAATAACCAACCTTTTTGGTGCGGGAACACACTTATACTGAACCATCGTAATCCTCCTTTTGTTTAATTTTAGGGATAATCAATACCCCCGTTAGGATATTTACAGTTTAGAATTCGTCGAAATCCTTTTACAACTCCTTTTAAAATACCATATTTATCAATTGCCATTATCATATAATTTGAACAGGATGGCTCAAATCTACATGATTCCCTCAATGTCTTGGGAGCAAGCTGTTGATAAAGCTTAATAAAAGCTAATATTATTCTTTTAAAGATAGACATCTTTCTCCAAATGTAGCTGTCATCTTGCGCCACGAGCCCTTAATAAATTTTCTATATCGGTATGCCCTGCATCCGAAGCAAGTGACAATGCGGTTTCTCCTTCGCTGCCTTGCGCATTAACAATTGCACCCTTAGATAAGAGTAAATTTGCAATATCTATGTGGCCATCGTAAGATGCATTCATTAAAGCCGTCCATCCTCTACCTTTCGCATTAATATCCGCTCCTCTTGATATCAAAAGACTTACTATATTTGTATGCCCCTGCTGAGAAGCATATATCAATGGAGTACATCCGTAATTATCCTGAGCATTAATATCCGCACCTTTGGAGATCAAAAGATCGGTTATCTCAGCATTCCCTATTACAGAAGCATTCATTAAAGCAGTCCATCCACTATGAAATACTTTATCATCCATTTTGGCATTAACATTTGCACCTTTAGATATGAGTAAATTGACAACATCTGTGTATCCACCACCAGCAGCAGCAAATATTAACGCAGTCCCCCCATCATTATTAGTTACATTAACATCTGCACCCTTGGATATGAGTAAATTGACAACATCTGTGTATCCACCACCAGCAGCAGCCAATAAAGCAGGTGAACCCTTGTTGGGCCTCGCATTAACATCTGCACCTTTGGATATGAGTAAATTGACAATATCTGCATGTCCCATTTCAGAAGCAACCATTAAAGCAGATACACCATCATTGTTCTGATTATTAATATCAGCCCCTTTTGCTATAAGAATATCCGTTATATCCATATGTCCGTTCAAAGAAGAAAACATTAAAGCAGTGTAACCATCATTTCTTCTCATATTTATGGTTGCACCGTTGGATAGTAAAAGATTTACTATGTCTGTATGTCCTGAAGCCGAAGCAGCCATCAAAACAGTTGAACTATTGTTATTCTTGGCATCAACATTAGCTCCTTTTTTTAGGGCTGCCTCAAATACTAGAAGATTACCTTCTTCTATCGCTTGAAATAATGTTTCATTTAAGTCCATAACCTTACACCTACTTTATTTCTCCTTCTCGTGATTTATTGCCAGTAAAATTGGTTTCAGAATGATTGTTTTAACAATAAGCTTAATAAAAGTAGACCTTTTTATCAAAGACGCGATATACGGTGAGAACTGATAGTATAAAGAAACAAACTTTCTACCGATGGGAGAGGATAAAAGAACTTCGTCTCTGAAATTTCTAAAAACCTGTACCTCCGGTCCATTCGGATCACCATAAACTGCTGTGGCGATAAAGCACTTATTCCCCGATTTATTGGTTGCTTGATTTTTATTAGACGCTTCCTTGGGTTTTGGAGGATTTTGTATACTATGAAAATGGGATATCTCATTAAGGGTTGCCGTGCTAAAATGCTCTAATGCAATCCGCGCGGCCTCACCATCCACTGAATTAGCATACCTATCTCTGTAATACTCCAATTTGGGACGCAATAAAGGATTACCATTTGCTCCACAAGCATATAAAGTAAATGTTCTTAACGCCGATTCGTTTAGCACATCTAATATGTCAATCAATTTACTAGCAGCACGATCATTGCTACGCATATGACTTAAAGCTTCAATAGTAGCTAATTGAGGGCCCAGACCAATTCTCATTTTAAGCACCTCGTCTACCCCCCATGAATCATATAATATGCCAGCAAATGGTGAAACGCAGTCAAAAAACTTAATTCTATCTTCAGGAGTTACCCCCATACACGGGATAATCGCATCTATAATAAGGTCCCGGTTGTCACCTAAAGCAGCAAGAGCACCTGCTACAGAAAGTTTAAGAGGCGATCCATTAGGAGCTTGTAGGAGAACTTTATCTAAGACAGGCTGTGCTATACTAAGCGTTACGTCTGTAGAACGGAGTTTATTAATAGCATCTATTTTAGTCTTTATAGGTCCTAACTCGATATCCTGCAAAATTTGAGACAAATCTTTTCCTGTCGATTCCAAATTCTCATTTAAGTTATTACTCATTCCCTTTCCCTCCTTTTATTTTTTAAAATAACAACCTTTCATCATACGTCTCGATTTATTTAGACGACAAATAATCATCTTTTGTTGAGTCATTGCCAATCTCCTGACAGAAAAAACGGTGCCCAGAAATAGGGGTGATTATATTCCGGTATAGCTTTAAGATCTCGAATGGCCCCTTTCAAAGCCTCTGATTTAGTCTCTTTCTTACAAATCAATCTCTCATAAAACCCATCCATTAATAGCGCCGTTGATCGATCGTTGACCGTCCATAAACTTGTCAGTAATGCCGGTGCGCCTGCATAGAAAAACGCCCTTGACATACCTATAAGCTCATCACCCGTTGTAAATTGGCTCAGTCCAGTCTCACATGCACTCAGGGTGACGAGCGACGCTTTCAACTTTAGGTTGAAGATGTCAGTCAAAAAGTACGGCCGCTCTTTACCGTCAGTATCTGAAAGCACAATAGATGAGAAAATAGGCTCATCCGCCCTGAAATAGCCGTGGCAGGCAAGGTGAACAACGTCTGCTTCCTGGAAGCCAAGGAGATTATCAAAAGAAGCCTGCTCCTTTGTGAAAAGATGCCCTTGTTCTTTAAATACGGATTTAATCTTTTCACCCTCTTCTTCGGCATAAAGAAGATCATTGGAAGGATTGGCAAGTATAAGGGCATTCTCATACTTTCTGCGGTCCTTCTTGTGTGAGAAATAAAGGGCAGTTGCACTTGGTGCATAGGATATGCTGAATTTATCTATAAGATATTGCTTATTTGCATTATCATACAAAGCGTGAAAAGGGAGGTAATGCAAAAAGTAATGCGGAACAATAATAATATGCTTTATGTTAGTCAAAATATCTGTAAGAGGCTGAATAAGCAATTCATAGAAATAAGAAAGTGACTGCTTTGCATTCCTTATATACTCATGTGATCGTGTATCTGTGCTGCTATCTGAGAGAGCAGAGAGGAGATTATAGAGTTTTTCGAGATCCAACGTTTCATCAAAAGGGATCCTAACAGGAAGAGGTGGCTCATCTTTCCTTATGGCGATGATAATCACTTCCGTACCAGTGTAACAAAATTCAAGGCATAGGGTATCCTTATTTAAGGTCTCCTGAAACTCCTTCAAGGTAACGACATCTATAGACAGCAAGGATGCTTGATCACGGTCCTTCATTTTAAGATCTTCAAGGGTCTTTTTGTATTCTTTCTCCAACCCGATTAATTCCACCTTTATAGATCCATCAATACCTTCTTGTCTCTTATCTACCGTTTGTTCGTTCAACATTAGGCGCCGGCTCCTCAATTGATCTTTTAAAAAGCCTAACTTCTCTTTCAAGACATTTATCTCTTGCAAGGCTTTGGCAGATGAAACTTGTGAGTATATGTTATCAGTAGCTGGAGAAAGCATGTCGACAAGTGCCCTCGATTTTGAACGCTCTATATACTCGAATGCGTCACCCATGTTTCCTATTTTCATGCATAGTAATATCATCTGCTGGTACATGCTTGCATAGTTGCCGGCAAAGGTTATCTTAAATTCATCAAGGACGAGATTTTTCCTTAACGTTTCAGAAAGAGAAAGGGCTTCTTTATAGTAGGTATATGCATTAGCGAAGTTACCGTAAGAATAATTCTCTATACTACCAATAATAAAGTTCGCTACCGCTTGTCCTTCTATATCATATATATCGGTACTTATAGCCAGTGTAGATCGCGCATACTCCATGGCTTTACTAACATCGCCTTTTTCGATTTCCACCATAGCCATGGTGGTAAGAATATTTTTCTCCTCTGACTTGCCCCCTATTGATACGGATAACCCATAAGCTTCTCCAAGATACTTTTCAGCCTTTTGAATATCAGCCAACGAATAATAAACAAAAGCCAGATTACCTAAAACAAGCCCTTGAAAGTGTTTGTCGTGTAGTTCATTTATTGATAGGTTTAACGCCTCCAGAAGCAAGCTTGCTGCATCTATAACATTATCCATGTTATATAATATTGCCCCTTTTGCATTTAAACATCTCGCCTTACCTTCCATATCATGCTCTTGTTCGGAGAGTTCCAGTGCATTTTCAATGTATTCCATGGCTTTTTCATATTGCCCAACGGCTAAATAAAGCTGAGAAAGATTGGAAAAGATCCTGTTTTTCTTCCGCCATGGGTCGTGAGAGCTTTCATCAATTTCAAGACTTTTGTGTAAAAGCTCAAAAGCACTGTAGTAATTACCAAGAGACATATGAACGTGCCCGAGATCGGCATATACCGTTTTTAAAAGCTGAGGATCGTTGATTTTCTGAGCTATAGCCAAGGCCTGAAGGCTATATTCAAATGCTTGAGTTACATTTCCGAGGTTGAATTCACATATTGCCATGGCATCTAAGAGCAATCCCTTTGTTTTATTAACAGAAAAAGAGATAAAGTCGTTATAATATGAAAGATTCGTCTTGGGTAGTTCTGAAGAGTAAATTTCAAAAAGCTTTTTTAACCTTTTCTGTGACTCGATAAAATAAGAACTATTATAGAGCTTAAACGCTTGATTCATATTCTCGGGAAGCTCCAGAATATCTTCGAGAATATTAGTATTAATAGCATTCTTTTCTGAAGCAAGAATTTGTGTTGTACCATGAAATATGTTTTGCAGAAACTCTAATCCGGATTTCTCGCCGGCTTCTCCAAGTGCATATGCTGCCATAACAGCTAGATGCAAATCGTCTAAATTCATTACCTCTTTTAGGATGCCATTAAATCTCGGGTCCTTGAGCCGCGAAAGACTAAGAATGGCTTTGCCCTTTTCTTCAGCCGTACCATGTTTGAGAAAATTTAGAACCTCTTCCTCATTCATTATATTAATTCCCCTTAAAATATTGGTATTTGATTTTATTCAATAGTAATACAGGCTATCTTTTTTTCCTTCATATTCACATCATATTTCCCTTTGCCAACCCCGTGAAATTCTACAATACCTTCTTTGTTTGTTTTTTCTTTTTGTTGTACCTTATCTTCACTCGAAAGAGACAAATCCATCCCGGATATAAACTCTTCGGAACTTAATCTCATGAGGGATACTTTTAATGTGGCACTGAATTTATCTAGTCTCTTGGGAGCCGTTATTTCAACAGAGAAATCCGTATTCTTGAAGTCTTTGCGTATGATAATGGTGTCTTTAGTGGCACGCTCTTTGCCCCTGACAGGGCTTAATTGAGGGGTTAATGATAGAAGCTCACCGCTGTATTTCACAATTTCCAGGAAACCATTTGTAACTTTCAGTATCATCTCAAGAATCCCTGCCATAGCCTCGATCAAATCCAATTCAATCTCCGTCGAAGAGTTAAGTGATTTCTGGATATTTATAAGCTCATTTAGACAATGGTCACAATTTTCGAGATGCGATTCAACTATTATGGTCTGCTCCTCATTCAGGCATTCGCTTGCATATGCAAGTATAGCTGCTCTTGAAGGACATTTATGAAATTGTGCTAAGGTTTTCCCCTTATTACTTGACGGCAGTAACAAAAGCGATCTTAGTAGTTTTTTTTCTTCAGTTAACAAGTTCCTGATTGTAGTTTTGCATATATCGCACGAGGACAGATGTGACAGAATGTCCTGGCTGGCGTCATCTGTAAGCTTATTGTCGAGGAATCTTTCGAGTATCTCTTTTTTAGGACATTTTATCATTTTTGCCCCTTCATTATAGACGGATGTTTTATATAAAATGGATTATTCATGTTTTGTTAATAATATTTTAATCAATTGCTTTTTAGCCCAAAAAACGCGGCTTCTAATTGTACTTATATTTTCCTCAGTAAGAATTTCAGCAATAACCTCGTATGGGGTTGTAATAATAAATTGAGCCTTATTCCCAAGCAGTTCTTCCTGTCTCTTTTGCAATTTTAATCTTTTGCTCTTCACATCATCCAATTTTGTAGATTTTTCTTTATCCTGTTGTTTTTTGGCTAACTTATCCTCTTCGGTATTCAATTCATAAAGCTTAAAATAAATCTTAGAAAGCTTTTGTTTCAGAACCGCTTGTTTTTCTCTTTGTTTGCGCAATAAATCATCGCCTTCTGGTTCAAGAAAATTTATTATTTTTTTTGTAATTGAACCTACAGAGACTCCTTTTTTCTTAGCCATTAAGCGAATTTCTTTCAACGGAAAGCCAAAATAGTCATAATATCTAAGCAGGAATGTCCATCTTAGCTCTTCATCAAGGGATTGTAAAATATCCGGTACCACATCTTTATTATTATAGGCGTGTGCTGAATGTTGTTGAGGAGATCCAATATCATCCATAGAAAGATCGGTTTCACTTATGTTATCAGTATATTGTCCAATCAAATCTTTTGAGTGCCTTCTTAACCAATCCTTTATTTCCCAATCAGTTGCTTGCGTTATAAAGTGATTAAACATGCAATTACCCCGATACTCTTTTAAGGCTTTATTCTCATTTTTCATCAGCCTATTCTGTACACAATCACATATTTCCTCTGCTGCAACATCACTGAAAACGCTGGGGTATTTGTTGTTCAAGTAAGCTGACATCTTTTTTCTAATTTCTCTATAAAACTTGTCCCATGCTTTGGTATCACCAGTAATTAGTAATTGTACAAATTCATAATCATCCGGATACCTTCGCGGACTTGCATCTTGATATTCTATATTCTCTATTTTACTAAACTCATTACGCATATAGTCTCTCTTTTAAGCTGTTACTTAACATATCCTAAGTAGTTATTTTATTCTATAGGCAAGCATAATTAAGAACTTATTGGTATACATGCCTTTACAGACATACGTGTGTTTTCAAATTAGATTGCCGATTTTGGAGGAATGAAGATGTCGGAAAGGTTGTTTGAAGATACTTTAGTTTGTTGAATTGAATCAATGCTGATGCAGTTTAAGGTCAAGGAAGATGAGCCGGTGTCTGCAATGGCCGAACCTGAAGTAGATAGTTTTTTTGCCGGGTGAAAAGATTTTATTTTCTTTGTCCTTGTTTGAACGGGAACACCGAAAGACTGGATTCCTGCTTTCGCAGGAATAACGGAAAAGTGAGGGGAATAAAGATCCGTGCTGTCACAATCAGACGAAACAACTGGAATCGCTGCAATGGACAGGGAAAGATCTATTGCCGAGGCAAAACCTTTCGTATTCGATGTCAGCGCAAAGATGAGAAAAATCCATAAAACCTTTATCATCTTTTTCTTCATAAATAATGTTTTTATTTTACCCTATTATCCCTCTACTATTTTCAAATGTCAACTAGCCAACTGGCTATCCTGTTTTTTGTAACATATTGAGATATAAGGGCTTTTTAATTTGTGTTTTTTAAGAGTTTGCACATGAATAAATATTCACTGCATTAAACCGCGCCCTTTCTCTATGGAATTAGT
This is a stretch of genomic DNA from Deltaproteobacteria bacterium. It encodes these proteins:
- a CDS encoding zinc ribbon domain-containing protein gives rise to the protein MDQDKKVEKKKEQIKPSFIEEETEGKECPHCHNVNEHEAKFCAECGHDFQTERICKYCGMNVQPGIDRCNYCGEWLLEGVCKFCGAEIEERQTFCGVCGNLLTGINCPQCGALSNFDFCPRCNIPLTPKAESIYEEIKVTIEETKEVKLFDNTSFKQVGEDSSGKKEILKLKTYLEKVNAKVKKKKAFIPLFSEMQKESIKKLDQKANNEIERQKEEKRKQEEEKRKKEEEERRVLLENSFVECRNEGTIYLSEDKVAITVTDENCALDDAFWLYVNNKKIGLVNHPQGGSTSYEVDFEKGINKVELRFAHD
- a CDS encoding DUF5685 family protein encodes the protein MFGFLTLGKEADKTVQAVYNQHFCGLCSALSEDYGMFARMFTNYDATLIYLLSVSQVEKEITSKRVRCPIHFSRRDVILIPELAKFSSAISIELVYEKMLDDEYDEKKRYPTILKKYITKRHAKAKEALTELRFDTNLIGKLMRQQRELEKTNELTIRSLCEPTALMMKYIFGHTDQLTNPTNTVCLEKTGYAIGQLIYLMDSITDYTEDIKFGKFNALFACYPDYTKANGSNKMPCYLPDEIEEIISNCFKEIENGLKDATFYHFKGLIDNILVSSLSDRFTHILSDPVEQKDSAYSSSIISEFPIYASCIPFIPEKAFASNGANPSGGCLGSLIMLAIIIFSLRFMLKGCTSGNVCGDSKPDKIQVNQACGGNKTYYKHSDGKYRENPSSSCC
- a CDS encoding DUF4177 domain-containing protein gives rise to the protein MVQYKCVPAPKRLVINKQGNYDDAIRSFADLINQEAKEGWKFHSMENIGVTQKSGCIGGLIATLFGRKSVTTYYFNMLIFMKD
- the yidD gene encoding membrane protein insertion efficiency factor YidD translates to MSIFKRIILAFIKLYQQLAPKTLRESCRFEPSCSNYMIMAIDKYGILKGVVKGFRRILNCKYPNGGIDYP
- a CDS encoding ankyrin repeat domain-containing protein; translated protein: MDLNETLFQAIEEGNLLVFEAALKKGANVDAKNNNSSTVLMAASASGHTDIVNLLLSNGATINMRRNDGYTALMFSSLNGHMDITDILIAKGADINNQNNDGVSALMVASEMGHADIVNLLISKGADVNARPNKGSPALLAAAGGGYTDVVNLLISKGADVNVTNNDGGTALIFAAAGGGYTDVVNLLISKGANVNAKMDDKVFHSGWTALMNASVIGNAEITDLLISKGADINAQDNYGCTPLIYASQQGHTNIVSLLISRGADINAKGRGWTALMNASYDGHIDIANLLLSKGAIVNAQGSEGETALSLASDAGHTDIENLLRARGAR
- a CDS encoding CHAT domain-containing protein; its protein translation is MNEEEVLNFLKHGTAEEKGKAILSLSRLKDPRFNGILKEVMNLDDLHLAVMAAYALGEAGEKSGLEFLQNIFHGTTQILASEKNAINTNILEDILELPENMNQAFKLYNSSYFIESQKRLKKLFEIYSSELPKTNLSYYNDFISFSVNKTKGLLLDAMAICEFNLGNVTQAFEYSLQALAIAQKINDPQLLKTVYADLGHVHMSLGNYYSAFELLHKSLEIDESSHDPWRKKNRIFSNLSQLYLAVGQYEKAMEYIENALELSEQEHDMEGKARCLNAKGAILYNMDNVIDAASLLLEALNLSINELHDKHFQGLVLGNLAFVYYSLADIQKAEKYLGEAYGLSVSIGGKSEEKNILTTMAMVEIEKGDVSKAMEYARSTLAISTDIYDIEGQAVANFIIGSIENYSYGNFANAYTYYKEALSLSETLRKNLVLDEFKITFAGNYASMYQQMILLCMKIGNMGDAFEYIERSKSRALVDMLSPATDNIYSQVSSAKALQEINVLKEKLGFLKDQLRSRRLMLNEQTVDKRQEGIDGSIKVELIGLEKEYKKTLEDLKMKDRDQASLLSIDVVTLKEFQETLNKDTLCLEFCYTGTEVIIIAIRKDEPPLPVRIPFDETLDLEKLYNLLSALSDSSTDTRSHEYIRNAKQSLSYFYELLIQPLTDILTNIKHIIIVPHYFLHYLPFHALYDNANKQYLIDKFSISYAPSATALYFSHKKDRRKYENALILANPSNDLLYAEEEGEKIKSVFKEQGHLFTKEQASFDNLLGFQEADVVHLACHGYFRADEPIFSSIVLSDTDGKERPYFLTDIFNLKLKASLVTLSACETGLSQFTTGDELIGMSRAFFYAGAPALLTSLWTVNDRSTALLMDGFYERLICKKETKSEALKGAIRDLKAIPEYNHPYFWAPFFLSGDWQ